The DNA sequence TAGTGTTTAACAGTAAAGAAGAGGAGTTATATAAATCTGTATATAATTCATTAGAAAATTTAGGAATAGAATTTGAAGAAAATAGAGGTAAAATAATATCTAATCAAAATAAAATAGAGCTTAAATTAAATCATAGTAGTTTTTTTAAAATAACAAACTTATATATAAAAAGTGATGAGAAATTTAAAAATGTGTTTTCTTCTGAGATAAAAAAAGAGATGAAAGATATTAGACTTTCTAAAATTTCACCAGGAAGCGTTACATATATAATAGGAGGAGTATTTCTTATTACTATTTTAACTTTATGGATAATTTAAGGAAATAAAATCATAAAACAATTAAAACCTGACTCTGTGAAGAAATCCAAATATATAGTCCAATTTTTTACAGTATAGTTACTTGGAAAAGTCATGTTGAACGTATAGGAGTGATGGTGATTTTTCATAATCTATATGTAGTGAAGGTGGAGGAATATATCGAAATTCTCTAACGGATTCAGGTGGAAATATCCTTTAAAAATAAAGATTGAATATTCAATCTTTATTTTTTTTTGAAGGAAATATTAAAAATTATCGTATAATGTTATTGTGATACTTTATATAGATAATTTAATAAAATCAAAGTCAAAGTCGATTTTATACCATTTAAGGGGGAGATTAGTATGGCTAAAGAAATTTTTATGTTTGAAGAGGGTAATAAAGAATTAAAAGCATTGTTAGGTGGAAAGGGAGCAAATTTATCTGAAATGACTAGAATTGGGTTGCCTGTTCCTTATGGATTTATAATTACTTCAGAAGTTTGTGTTGATTATATGAAACAAGGAGAAGAGGTAGTAGAAAAACTAAAGGATGATATATTAGAATCTCTTATAAAAGTTGAAGATAAAGTTGGAAAAAGTTTTGCTGCTTCGGAAAATACATTATTAGTATCTGTTCGTTCTGGTGCTAAAATTTCAATGCCTGGCATGATGGATACAATACTTGATTTAGGATTAAATGATAATAATGTAGAGGGATTTTCAGAACAATTTAATGATAGAAGATTTGCATATGACTGTTACAGAAGACTTATACAAATGTTTGGAAATGTAGTAATGGGAATAGAACATGATAGATTTGAAGAAGTTTTAACGGCTATAAAAAAAGAGAAAAAAATTAAATATGATATAGAATTTTCAATTGAAGATTTGAAAAATATTATAGTTGAATATAAAAAATTGGTTAAAAATGCAACAGGTAGAGAATTCCCACAAGATCCTTATGAACAATTATTTATGGCAATAAAATCAGTTTTTGAATCTTGGAACAATAAAAGAGCTATAACATATAGAAAACTTAATAATATACCAGATGACTTGGGAACAGCTGTAAATATTCAAATGATGGTGTATGGGAATAAAAATGATATTTCAGCAACAGGAGTTGCTTTTAGTCGTTCACCATCTACAGGAGAGAAAAAATTATATGGAGAATATTTAAAAAATGCACAAGGTGAAGATGTAGTGGCTGGAATAAGAACCCCTAGAGAAATAAATGAAATGGAAAAGGAATTTCCAGGTATATATAATCAATTAAAAGGAATATCACAAAAATTAGAGTTACATTATAAAGATGTACAAGATATGGAATTTACGGTAATGGATGGAAAATTATATATGTTACAAACAAGAAATGGGAAAAGGACAGCAGATGCAGCAATAAAAGTGGCTGTAGATTTTGTAAAAGAGGGGATAATTGACAAAAAAAATGCAATAAGGAGAATTGATCCAGAACTATTAATAAAGATAATGCATAGTAGAATTTCTCCAAACGCTAAGAAAATAAATAGAGTTATTGCAAAAGGGTTGCCAGCTTCTCCAGGGGCTGCAATTGGAGAGGTTGTATTTACAGCAGATAAAGCAGAACTTTTGGGAAAAAAGGGAAAAAAAGTTATCTTGGTAAGAATAGAAACCACGCCTGATGATATAAATGGGTTAGCTCAGGCAGAGGGGATATTAACAGCTAGAGGTGGGATGACTTCTCATGCAGCAGTTGTGGCAAGAGGAATGGGAAAACCTTGTGTAGCTGGATGTAATGAACTTGAAATAGACTTAAAAGAAAAAATAGCAAAAGTTGGGGATGTAACTTTTAAATCAGGAGATATAATAACATTAGATGGAGGAAGTGGTGAACTGTATTTAGGAGAAGTAGCAACAATAGAGCCAAATTTAAGTGAAGAAGCAAAATTATTATTAGAATGGGCAGATGAATTTAGGAAATTAGGTGTAATGGCAAATGCAGATACTCCATTTGATGCAAAAAAAGCAAGAAGCAATGGAGCAGAAGGTATTGGACTTTGTAGGACAGAGCATATGTTTTTTGAAAAAGAAAGACTTGAATTTGTACAAAAAATGATTATGGCTGGAAGCAAAAAAGATAGGATAAAATATTTAGATGAATTAGAAAAATTTCAAATAAAAGATTTTCAAGGAATATTTGAGGCTATGGATGGACTTAGTGTAACAATAAGATTATTAGATCCTCCTTTACATGAATTTTTACCTAAGAAAGATAAAATAAAAGATCAAATAGGATTTGAATTAAAAAGGCATAATATTGATAAAGTTAAATATTTAGAAAAGATGTTAAAAAAATTAGATGCTTTGCAAGAAGTAAATCCGATGTTAGGGCATAGAGGAGTTAGATTAGGAATAGTTTATAAAGAGATTTATGAAATGCAGATAAGAGCAATATTTATAGCATTAATAAAAAGACCAGATATAAAAATAAAGTTAGGAATAATGGTTCCGTTAGTGGCAGATATAAATGAATTTACAGTAATTAAAGATTTGGCAAAGAGAATAGAATTAGAAGAGATACCACATTCAGGAAGAAAGATAGAGTATGAGATAGGAACAATGATAGAA is a window from the Haliovirga abyssi genome containing:
- the ppdK gene encoding pyruvate, phosphate dikinase; translated protein: MAKEIFMFEEGNKELKALLGGKGANLSEMTRIGLPVPYGFIITSEVCVDYMKQGEEVVEKLKDDILESLIKVEDKVGKSFAASENTLLVSVRSGAKISMPGMMDTILDLGLNDNNVEGFSEQFNDRRFAYDCYRRLIQMFGNVVMGIEHDRFEEVLTAIKKEKKIKYDIEFSIEDLKNIIVEYKKLVKNATGREFPQDPYEQLFMAIKSVFESWNNKRAITYRKLNNIPDDLGTAVNIQMMVYGNKNDISATGVAFSRSPSTGEKKLYGEYLKNAQGEDVVAGIRTPREINEMEKEFPGIYNQLKGISQKLELHYKDVQDMEFTVMDGKLYMLQTRNGKRTADAAIKVAVDFVKEGIIDKKNAIRRIDPELLIKIMHSRISPNAKKINRVIAKGLPASPGAAIGEVVFTADKAELLGKKGKKVILVRIETTPDDINGLAQAEGILTARGGMTSHAAVVARGMGKPCVAGCNELEIDLKEKIAKVGDVTFKSGDIITLDGGSGELYLGEVATIEPNLSEEAKLLLEWADEFRKLGVMANADTPFDAKKARSNGAEGIGLCRTEHMFFEKERLEFVQKMIMAGSKKDRIKYLDELEKFQIKDFQGIFEAMDGLSVTIRLLDPPLHEFLPKKDKIKDQIGFELKRHNIDKVKYLEKMLKKLDALQEVNPMLGHRGVRLGIVYKEIYEMQIRAIFIALIKRPDIKIKLGIMVPLVADINEFTVIKDLAKRIELEEIPHSGRKIEYEIGTMIELPRACMVADEIGKEAEFFSFGTNDLTQTTFGFSRDDAEGKFLHYYLENKILERDPFQTIDVKGVGALMKIAIEKGRNIKTDIKIGVCGEHGGDIESIDFFNEIGLDYVSCSPYRVPVARLSAARAEIG